Proteins encoded within one genomic window of Ranitomeya variabilis isolate aRanVar5 chromosome 4, aRanVar5.hap1, whole genome shotgun sequence:
- the LOC143768725 gene encoding alpha-tectorin-like, protein MKTTSVTSLLLLVLISVHGSVESNDVLYPYGLDQGDEVTPTEDDGTSGEVQLSIEFKFFGKKYKSLHVNNNGVISFNMAVSQYTPDAFPLSNGETFVTPFWGDVDNDLGGTVYYRESTDPDLLQKISEDMKKHLPELHYKATWAFVATWDKVAYYGSASKKVNTFQAVLTSDGYNYIAILNYGDIQWTTGTASDGDAYTGLGGTPAQAGFNSGDDTHYFNIPGSRTNEVLKIQSTSNVNYPGRWVFQVDDFKVPGGCIFQAKFAKEGEDFWSEASCSTKCRCQGGKVSCGEEKCPEFGTCEASGSFFICKIQNKGCF, encoded by the exons ATGATGTTCTTTACCCATATGGTCTCGATCAGGGGGACGAAGTGACCCCAACGGAAGATGATGGGACTTCTGGCGAAGTGCAGCTCTCCATTGAGTTTAAATTTTTTGGCAAAAAATATAAATCTCTTCAC GTAAATAATAATGGAGTGATTTCATTCAATATGGCCGTTTCCCAATACACCCCAGACGCTTTCCCCCTCAGTAATGGAGAAACTTTCGTCACCCCCTTTTGGGGAGACGTGGACAATGACTTAGGGGGCACCGTGTACTACCGGGAAAGCACAGACCCTGATCTTCTGCAGAAGATATCAGAGGACATGAAGAAGCACCTGCCAGAGCTGCACTATAAGGCCACATGGGCGTTCGTGGCCACCTGGGACAAAGTGGCGTATTAtgggtctgcatctaaaaag GTGAACACCTTCCAGGCCGTCCTCACCAGTGACGGTTATAACTACATCGCCATCTTAAATTATGGTGACATCCAGTGGACGACTGGGACCGCCAGCGATGGAGACGCCTACACTGGACTTGGTGGGACCCCGGCTCAG GCCGGATTTAACAGTGGAGATGACACTCATTACTTCAATATTCCCGGATCCAGAACTAACGAGGTGCTGAAGATCCAGTCCACATCTAATGTCAATTACCCTGGACGATGGGTATTCCAGGTCGATGACTTTAAGGTTCCCGGAGGCTGCATCTTCCAAG CAAAGTTTGCTAAGGAAGGTGAGGATTTCTGGAGCGAGGCCTCGTGCAGCACTAAGTGCAGGTGTCAGGGCGGTAAGGTGTCCTGTGGGGAGGAGAAATGCCCGGAGTTCGGCACCTGTGAAGCCTCAGGATCTTTCTTCATCTGCAAGATTCAGAACAAGGGCTGCTTCTAA